In Nicotiana tabacum cultivar K326 chromosome 19, ASM71507v2, whole genome shotgun sequence, one DNA window encodes the following:
- the LOC107798807 gene encoding uncharacterized protein At5g39865-like, protein MKSMKGGILRKIKSIPSLTSLKHNLVFQVNRPIQYFQSHLTANEEHDNDIPPEMFCQNISSDLTKDVRKGKLHSKDMMSPTDNNKMENTSTWEPHSCKTVPLSEHEVQLLTQTQTSTPQALQEYSDTMEKSNSKDDENRVLELSPLSNFEEKCPPGGSDKVIFYTTSLRGIRKTFEDCNIIRFLLESFRVVYYERDVSMHVEYREELWRILGGRVVPPRLFIRGRDIGGADEVVGLHEQGILKKLLHGIPLLPSTSPCKGCCGIRFVLCFNCHGSCKITDPEGKANEFPSRCPECNENGLIKCPICS, encoded by the coding sequence ATGAAAAGCATGAAGGGAGGAATTCTAAGGAAAATCAAGTCCATTCCATCATTAACTTCGTTGAAACACAACCTAGTTTTTCAAGTAAATCGTCCAATCCAATACTTCCAAAGTCACCTAACAGCAAACGAAGAACATGACAATGACATCCCTCCTGAGATGTTTTGTCAAAACATTAGTTCTGATCTTACAAAGGATGTCCGAAAAGGAAAACTCCATTCAAAGGACATGATGTCTCCCACAGATAACAATAAAATGGAAAACACTTCAACATGGGAACCTCATTCTTGTAAAACTGTTCCATTGTCTGAGCATGAAGTACAGCTTttaacacaaacacaaacatctACTCCTCAAGCTCTACAAGAATATTCAGATACCATGGAGAAAAGTAACTCCAAAGACGACGAAAACAGGGTCTTGGAACTCTCACCACTGTCTAATTTCGAAGAGAAGTGTCCACCGGGAGGAAGTGACAAAGTCATTTTCTACACAACAAGCCTAAGAGGGATCAGGAAAACGTTCGAGGACTGCAACATAATCCGGTTTCTGCTAGAAAGCTTTCGAGTTGTCTACTACGAGAGAGATGTATCGATGCACGTTGAGTACAGAGAGGAGCTGTGGAGGATTCTTGGTGGAAGAGTAGTCCCTCCTAGATTATTTATTAGAGGCAGGGACATTGGTGGAGCTGATGAAGTTGTAGGATTGCATGAACAAGGAATATTAAAGAAACTTCTACATGGGATTCCTTTACTTCCTTCAACTTCTCCATGTAAAGGGTGTTGTGGGATTAGGTTTGTTTTGTGTTTCAATTGCCATGGAAGCTGCAAAATTACTGATCCAGAAGGGAAAGCTAATGAATTTCCAAGTCGATGTCCTGAATGTAACGAAAATGGCTTGATCAAGTGCCCTATTTGTAGCTAA